A window of [Ruminococcus] lactaris ATCC 29176 genomic DNA:
CGGGTTGTACGGGGAAAAGAAGAGATAGTATTAAGATCAGGAACAGAACCGTACATTGTAACAAAAGAGGAATTAAGAGAGACAATGGACTATATCAGCCATTATTCTCTCTATGCATATGAAAATGAATTGAGACAGGGATTTGTTACAGTGGAAGGAGGTCATCGGGTAGGCGTGGCAGGAAAAGTAATTATGGAAAAAGAAAGGGTGAAAAATATACAATACATATCATCATTAAATATCAGGGTTTCGCATGAAGTACTTGGATGTGCGGATCGGCTGATCCCTTATATCGTGGCGAATAAGCAGGTGTGTCATACACTGATCATTTCACCTCCATGCTGCGGCAAAACGACGTTGATCCGGGATCTGATCCGACAGATTTCTGACGGAAATGAATATGTGAAGGGCTGTTCGGTGGGGGTTGTGGATGAACGGTCAGAACTGGGAGGATGTTATCTCGGGATTGCACAGAATCACCTGGGAACAAGAACGGATGTGTTGGACTGCTGCCCGAAGGCCGAAGGGATGATTATGCTGATCCGTTCCATGTCACCACAGGTGATCGCAGTGGATGAGATCGGAACGGTAGAGGATATCCATGCCATTGAATATGCCATGCAGTGTGGCTGCCGGATGATCGCAAGCGTCCATGGACTGAACATGGATGAAGCATCCAACAAGCCGGTACTGGGAGACCTGATCCGCAGGAGGATGTTCCAGAGATACGTGGTGCTTGGAAATGAAAAAGGACCCGGTGAGATCCTGGGAATTTATGATGAACGGGGGAGCGTGTTGTGCAGAAACTTATAGGGAGCATTTTAGTGCTGACGGCAACTGCAGGAGCAGGCTATCTTTATGGGGAAGGACTGAAAGATTATCTCAGGCAGATGGAATATCTGCGATATATTGCCGGGATGATCCGGGGACAACTGGAATATACCGGGGCACCGTTGCAGGAACTTCTGATGGATGTATCAGCGAAAATAAAAGAGCCATATAAAAGCTGGCTGGAACATACCGCACGACGGACTGCGAAAAGAACAGACGCTGATTTCACAGAAATATGGAAAGGATGCGTGGAAAAGGATCTTGGAGCTGCCGGACTGAAGAAAGAGCACCGGGAATGGATCAGAGATTTTGGAGCATTTTTAGGACAGGGAGACCGTGAGACCATGGGAAGGTCCATTGAACTTTCCATGAAGCAGATGGATCTGATGATCAGGCAGCAGAGAGGAGAACTGGCAGGAAAAAGAAAGATCGGCAACTGGCTGGGCGTAATGAGCGGGCTGTTCCTGATCATTCTGCTGTGGTAGAACAGGGGAGGGGATATGAATATCAATCTGATTTTTAAGATAGCGGCAGTGGGAATCCTTGTGTCGATCCTGAGCCAGGTCTTAAAGCACAGCGGGAGAGATGAACAGGCATTTCTGACCAGTCTTGCAGGACTGATCCTGGTCTTATCGTGGGTGCTTCCATATATTTACGATCTGTTTCAGTCGATCCGGCAGTTGTTCATGTTGTGAGAGGGGAGAAAATGAGTATGTTGCAGGTGGGAGTGATCGGAGTACTGGGAGTCCTTTTTGCAGTGCAGTTTAAAAGTGGAAAATCAGAATATGCCGTCTATATCAGTGTTGCTGTGAGCCTGCTCTTATTTGGCTGTATGCTGGAAAGGCTCAGAGATGCGGTGGATTCACTTGGCAGGATCGGGAATTATATTAAGGTGGATCAGCGTTTTTTCGGAACTATGATAAAAATGATCGGGATCACTTATCTTGCAGAATTTTCTTCAGGCATCTGCAAAGATGCAGGATATCAGAGCATCGCATCCCAGATTGAGATATTCAGTAAGCTGACGATTTTGGCGATGGGACTTCCGATCCTTCAGACTCTGTTGGAAGTCATGACGGGGTTCTTGGGATGAGGCGGGGGATCAGGATGCTTTTTCCCGTATTCCTTGCCATTTTAATTTTTCTGTTCGGGAGCAAGGTCATTTATGCTGCGGAAAATACAGAAAAAGAGGCAGACCGGGTGCAGGAGGCATTATTTGAAGAATTTGATTTTTCAAAACTGGATCAGGAAATGAAAACTCTTTTTCCGGATGAAAAGCTTTCTTTTCGGGAAATACTTATGCAACTGATCTCGGAAAACGGAGGATCCACAGCTGGTACAGTGGTGCAGTTTATAAAAGAAACAGTTTTTTACCAGTTCGGCACGAATAAAAAAATACTGGTGTATATGATTCTGATCGCAGTAGCTGCTGCCCTGTTCAACAATTTTACAAGCGTCTTTCAGAACCGGCAGGTATCGGAAGTCAGCTTCTATATTCTTTATATGCTGCTTATGACCCTGTCACTTGTAACTTTTCAGCATACGTTGCAGGATACAGAACAACTGCTTTCTTATCTGACCGAATTTATGAAGCTGTTATGTCCCAGTTACTTTCTTGCAGTTGCATTTGCTGCAGGCAGTTCCTCGGCTCTGGTATTTTATAATATTGTACTGTGGATCATCTATTTAGTAGAGCTGGTGATCCTGGAACTTCTGATGCCGATTGTGCATGTATTTGTTATGATACAGGTTCTTTCCAATCTGACGGGAGAGGATCTGCTGTCAGAATTTGCGGATCTGATCAGAAAAGGAATTGCCTGGTGTCTGAAGACATTGCTGGCAGGTGTGGTCGGGATCAATGTGCTTCAGGGACTTCTTGCACCTGCCATTGATACTGTGAAGCGAAGTGCAGTAAACCGGACAGTAGAAGCGATCCCGTGGATCGGTGATGTGACGGGAGGAGTGGCAGAGGTAGCACTTGGGAGTGCGGTGCTGATCAAAAACGGGATCGGGGCAGCAGGAATGGTGATCGCAGTTATGGTCTGTGCAGTTCCTGTGATCCGGCTGGTGCTGCTTGCTTTTATATATAAATTTGTAGCAGCAATGGTTCAGCCAGTGTCGGATAAAAGGATTACAGCGTGTATTGGCGGGGTGAGTGAAGGATATGGACTGCTGCTGCAGATTCTCCTTTACACGGCACTTTTTTTCCTGATCACACTGGCGGTGATCGCAGGAGCGACTTCCTGAAAGGAGGGAAGATGAATGGGAACGGTTTATCAGTGGATTCAGAATCTTTCTGTATGGCTGGTCCTGAGTGCGGTAATCCTGCATTTAGTTCCAGGAAAAGATTATGGAAAATATGTACGCTTTTTTTCGGGAATGGTTCTGTTACTGCTTTTCCTTGAACCGATGCTGAAACTGACGGGAACAGACGGGATGATCACAAAACTTTATGAGGGAAATCTGGCAAAAGAAGATCAGGCAGAAAAAGAATTATTACAAAAATTATATGAATCGGCAGATCTGACAGAAATTCTGTCTGAGGAATATCAGACATCAGAGGAAGGAGCAGACGAAAAAAGCCAGAAAAAAGTATCGGAAACCCAGGCTGTAGAAGTGGAGGAAATTCGCATTGAATAACGAGTGGCTTGCCAGGTTAAAGGAGAAGATCGGAAAAAAAGAGAACAAGGAAGAACTGCCGGCTCGGAAAAAACTGCTGCTTCTATTTCTGACCGGACTGCTGTTGCTGGTGATCGTGCTGCCATTTCCGAAAAAATCAGATTCGGAAGATGCGGAGACCGGAACAGAGACAACCACAGAAAACCGTGGATCATATGAGCGGTATCTTGAACAAAAGACAGAAGAAGCCCTGCAGTGTGTGGAGGGGGTGGGGAATGTAAAAGTGATGATCACGCTGAAGTCTTCGGAAGAAAATGTGGTCGAAAAAGATCAGCAGAGTGACGGGCAGTCTGTGGAAGAAGAGGACAGTCAGGGCGGAAAGCGGACGACAAAAGAAACTTCCTCTGATAAAACGAGCATTTATGAACAGAAATCCGATGGAACGCAGGTTCCCTATGTGAGCAAAAAACTCTCCCCGGAAGTAGAAGGAGTGATCGTGATCGCAGATGGGGGTGGCAACGCGGTCGTGGTGCAGAATATAACCGGTGCGATTCAGGCATTATATGGGGTGGAAGCACATAAAATAAAAGTAATGAAACGCAATGTGGCAGGCACAGAATAAAAGGAGGAGCATAGTGAAGCGGGTATTAAAAAAGAATCAGGTGATGATTGCAGCACTGGCGGTGATGATTGCGGCAGCCGGCTATCTGAATTATACAGGAAGGCTGTTTGGAACTGAAAAAGACGACACGACGCAGACCAGTGCGGATCTGACAAACCAGGAACTTCTGGATATTTCTGAAGAAGATATGGCGACCGGATCAGAGGATATTTTAAGTAATGATTCTGAGACAGAAGGAACTCCGGGAGAAGCAGTACTGACCAATACAACCGCTGAGGCTACTGTGGCACAGGCAAAAGTGTCCAGAGAACAGGTTATGGCACAAAGTAAAGAAACATTGCAGTCAATCATTGATAATAAAAATCTCAGCGATGAGCAGAAGCAGGATGCAGTCGATCAGATGGTGGCACTGACCAAAAGGGCAGAGCTGGAAGCAGACATAGAATCGCTGATGGCAGCAAAAGGCTTTTCCGAGGCGGTGGTCAGCATCGGGGATGATTCTGTTGATGTTGTGGTAAAGGCAGAAGAACTGACAGATGCCAACAGGGCAAAGATTGAAGAAATCCTTACAAGAAAGACGGAAGTATCACCAGAAGGGATTGTGATCACACCGATTCATGAATGAATGGGTACGAAGGGATCACCGGAGTAATTTCGGGGAAAACTATTTGCCGTATGGCTGTACTTGTGATACACTAGCTACTGGATGCCACCCGTACGGATACGGAAGAACCGACCGGCGGGGGCCTGGACGATAGGAGATAAGCATATGTCAGATATTACGAATGAAATAAAAAAGAGAAGAACCTTTGCGATCATATCACACCCGGATGCAGGAAAGACGACACTGACGGAGAAATTTCTGCTTTATGGAGGAGCGATCAATCAGGCAGGTTCTGTCAAAGGAAAAGCAACGGCAAAGCATGCAGTATCGGACTGGATGGAGATTGAAAAGGAAAGAGGTATTTCGGTCACCTCTTCGGTACTGCAGTTTAATTACGGCGGATATTGTATCAATATCCTGGATACACCGGGACATCAGGACTTCTCGGAGGACACGTACCGTACCCTGATGGCGGCAGATTCTGCGGTAATGGTGATCGATGCATCCAAGGGTGTGGAGGCACAGACGAGAAAATTGTTCAAGGTATGTGTGATGCGTCATATCCCGATCTTTACCTTCATTAACAAAATGGATCGTGAAGCAAGAGATACGTTTGAGCTGCTGGATGATATCGAAAAAGAACTGGGGATCGCCACCTGTCCTGTGAACTGGCCAATCGGTTCGGGAAAGGCCTTTAAAGGCGTTTATGACCGGGCAAAGAAAGAAGTAGAACTTTTCTCAGATACAAAAAAGGGAACGGCCATGGGAGAAGTTCAGATGGTTCCGATTGATGCACCTGAGACAGAGGAACTGATCGGTGCAGATGCAAAGAAAATTCTGGCGGATGAGATCGAACTTCTGGACGGAGCTTCTGCGGAATTTGACCAGGAGCTGGTAGATAAGGGGCAGCTTTCTCCGGTATTTTTCGGTTCAGCACTGACGAATTTCGGAGTAGAGACATTCCTGAAGCATTTCCTGAAGATGACCACATCTCCGCTGCCGCGTATGTCGGATAAAGGGGAGATAGATCCGATGGAAGAAAAGGATTTTTCAGCTTTTGTATTTAAGATTCAGGCGAATATGAATAAGGCACATCGTGACAGGATCGCATTTATGCGGATCTGTTCCGGTGAGTTTGAGGCAGGAATGAATGTCTACCACGTGCAGGGAGGAAAAGAGATCCGTCTTTCTCAGCCGCAGCAGATGATGGCGAGTGAACGGAAGATGATCACCAAAGCTTATGGTGGAGATATCATCGGGGTTTTTGATCCGGGAATCTTTTCGATCGGAGATACCCTTACGACTTCAAAGGAAAAATTCGCTTATGAGGGAATCCCGACATTTGCACCGGAGCATTTCGCACGTGTGCGTCAGGTCGATACGATGAAAAGAAAGCAGTTTGTCAAGGGAATCAACCAGATCGCACAGGAGGGTGCAATCCAAATCTTTCAGGAATATAATACCGGAATGGAAGAAATCATTGTCGGAGTTGTCGGAGTGCTTCAGTTTGATGTGCTGAAATACCGTCTGAACAACGAGTATAATGTGGAGATCCGGCTGGAGAATCTGCCATACGAGTATATCCGCTGGATTGAAAACGAAGATGTGGATATGGATCACTTAAGCGGAACTTCAGATATGAAGAAGATCAAGGATCTGAAGGACCGTCCATTGCTGCTTTTTGCACATGAATGGAGTATCCGTATGACAGAGGAAAGAAACAAAGGACTGATCCTGTCAGAGTTCGGGCGGTCATAATTCCTCTTTGCAAACGGAACGATATTTGTTATAATGGAAAAAGAATCAGACAATGCAGGAGGTTTTGAACATGGCAAAGGACGAAAGAAATATTTATACGATACAGAATGACGCAGGAAAGGGAGAAGTAAAGATTGCAGATGAAGTTGTTGCGATCATTGCAGCCCTGGCAGCTACAGAAGTGGAAGGCGTAGCCTCCATGGCGGGCAATATCACGAATGAGCTGATCAGCAGACTCGGGATGAAGAATCTTTCCAAGGGAGTTAAAGTAGATGTGCTGGAAGGCGTGGTTACCGTTTCCCTGACCCTGAATCTGAAGTATAACTACAGTGTAGTAGAAGTATCAGGAAAAGTGCAGGAAAAGGTTAAGAATGCGATCGAGAACATGACAGGACTTGAAGTTGCAGACGTGAATATCAAAGTGGCCGGCGTAGAGATGGAGAATCAGGAGTAGGCTTACAAAGGAAAGGAATCAATATGATTAGAACAGAACTTCGCGAGCATATTTTCAAGCTGTTATTTCAGGAAGAATTTAACCGGGAAGAGGATATGCAGGAGCATCTGAAATACTATTTCATGACGCTTGAGAATGCGGCAGATAAAGATAAAGATTATATCCAGGAAAAATATGAGGCGGTTGCAGGGCATATTGCAGAGATTGATGAACTGATCAACCAGTATGCAAAAGGATGGAAGACTACCCGGATGAACAAGGTAGATCTTGCCATTTTAAGACTTGCTGTCTATGAGATGAAGTGGGACGAGGAAGTACCGGTCGGAGTTGCCATCAATGAGGCAGTAGAGCTGGCGAAGAGATTCAGCGGTGGAGACAGTCCGTCCTTTATCAACGGGGTACTTGGAAAGATCGCACGCTCTGCAGACGGGGATGAGACGAAGTAAGTCAGTATATGCAGAACGGAGATATCAGGATGAAAAATGTCTATACGGTGAGACAGGTCAATTCTTATATTAAGAATATGTTCGCCCAGGATTTCATGCTGAACCGGATCTATGTAAAGGGTGAGGTATCGAATCTGAAATACCATACATCAGGGCATATATATTTTTCATTGAAAGACGAGTCCGGCACGATTGCCTGCGTTATGTTCGCAGGCTCAAGGTCAGGGCTTTCTTTTCGTATGGAGGAAGGTCAGCAGATCATTGTACTCGGTGCGGTGGATGTCTATGCAAGAGATGGAAAATACCAGTTGTATGCAAGAAAAATCGTGCGGGACGGTGTAGGACTTCTGTATGAACGCTTTGAACTTCTGAAGAAAGAACTGCAGGAAATGGGAATGTTTGCACCGGAGTACAAGCAGAAGATCCCAAAGTATATCCGGCGGCTTGGAGTTGTGACTGCACCGACCGGGGCGGCAGTCAGAGACATCATCAATATTACGAAGCGGAGGAATCCTTTTGTGCAGATCATCCTGTATCCGGCACTGGTACAGGGCGAAGGTGCTTCTGAGAGTATTGTAAAGGGAATCCATGCACTGGAAGCAGAAAAGGTGGATGTCATGATTGTGGGCCGTGGCGGAGGAAGCATGGAAGATCTCTGGGCATTTAATGAAGAGGCAGTCGCAAGGGCAGTATTTGACTGTTCTGTTCCGGTGATTTCAGCGGTAGGACATGAGACCGATACAACGATCATTGATTTTGTGGCGGATCTGCGGGCACCGACTCCTTCTGCTGCCGCAGAACTGGCGGTGTATGATTTCATGGAGATGAAAAAGAACCTGAAGCTGCGGGAAGAGAGGCTGCTGCATTTTATGCAGTTAATACTGGAACGGAAGAGACAGAAACTGGAGCAGTATTCGCTCAGGATGCGGGCATATCATCCGCAGCAGCGGTTAAATGAGCAGCGACAGTTCGCCGCAGATGCTGAGAACCGGCTGAGAAGAGAAATGATGCGGAGACTGGAGCAGGAAAAATACCGTCTGGGACTTATGGCAGAACGACTGAAAGGATTATCTCCTCTTGAAAAGCTCAGTCAGGGATATGCTTATGTGGAGAACAGTTCGGGGGCAAATGTCAGGACAGTCAGTAATGTAAAGCAGGGAGAACAGATCACGGTCTATGTGACGGATGGACGGATCCGGGCAGAAGTGACCGGCGTTGAGAAAGAGGAGACATAAGATGGGGACAGAGAAAAAGGAAAATTTGGAAGAAATGTTTGACCGGCTGGATCAGGTAATCGGTACTTTGGAAGGAGAGGATGTTTCACTGGAGGAGGCGTTTGGGTTGTACGATCAGGGAATGAAGCTGATCCGGAGATGCAACCAGACGATCAATGAAGTGGAAAAGAAGATTCTTGTACTGGATGAGAATGGAGAAAAGCATGAATTTTAAAGAAGAGTATACGGACAGAGTAGAAAAAATAGAAAAGATCCTGAAAAAGTATCTTCCTGAAAAAAAAGGATATCAGAGGACGATCATGGAGGCCATGGAGTATAGTCTGATGGCAGGTGGAAAGCGTCTCCGTCCCATGCTGATGTGGGAGAGTTACAGACTGTTTGGCGGAGAAGGAGCTGCAATCGAACCGTTTATGGCTGCCATTGAGATGATCCACACGTATTCCCTGGTGCATGATGATCTGCCGGCAATGGATAATGATGAATACAGACGCGGAAGAAAGACAACGCATATTGTATACGGTGAAGATATGGGAATCCTTGCAGGAGACGCGTTGCTTAATTATGCATTTGAGACTGCCTGCCGGGCTTTTGAAGAGGAGTCGGAGCATGCTTTAAGGATTGGAAAAGCATTGAAGATCCTTGCGGATAAGGCAGGAATTTACGGAATGATCGGTGGACAGGTCGTGGATGTGCAGGAATCAGGAAAAGCTGTATCAGGCGAAGTACTGGACTTTATTTACAGGCTGAAGACCAGTGCATTGATCGAGGCTTCTATGATGGCAGGTGCAGTTCTTGCAGGTGCAGAGGAAGGGCAGGTCAGCAGGATGGAGCAGATCGCAGGAAAGATCGGGCTGGCATTCCAGATCCAGGATGACATTCTGGATGTGACCAGTACGACGGAACTGCTTGGAAAGCCGGTTCACAGTGATGAAAAGAACGAAAAAACGACGTATGTGACCTGGAAAGGGATTGAAAAGGCACATGAGGATGTGGAACGGTTGACGCAGGAGGCGGTGGATCTGCTGCGGAAGTTCCCGGCGAAGGATGATTTCCTTGAAGAATTACTAAAATCTCTGGTATACAGGGAAAAATAAAAGGAGGAATCCTGATGGTACTTGAGAAGATCCATAAGGAAAATGATATAAAAAATCTCAGTCCCGAGGAACTTACTATGCTTGCAGATGAGATCCGACAGTTTCTGATCGAGAAGATCAGTGTGACCGGAGGTCACCTGGCATCGAATCTGGGTGTTGTGGAACTGACGATGGCACTTCATCTTGTCTTTGATCTTCCACAGGATAAGCTGATCTGGGACGTAGGACATCAGGCGTACACGCATAAGTTACTGACGGGAAGAAAAGCGGGATTTGATGAACTGAGAAAATACGGGGGGATGAGTGGATTCCCAAAAAGAAAAGAGAGCGAATGTGATGCCTTTGATACAGGGCATAGTTCCACTTCTATTTCTGCAGGACTTGGATATGTGGCGGCAAGAGAACTTCAGGGCGGCAGCCATAGTGTGGTTTCGATCATCGGAGATGGTTCTATGACAGGAGGAATGGCATACGAGGCACTGAACAATGCGAGCAGACTGAAAAGTAATTTTATCATTGTCCTCAATGATAATAATATGTCCATTTCTGAAAATGTGGGAGGAATGTCCCAGTATCTCAACGGACTGCGTACGGCACAGGCTTATACGGGGCTGAAGAAAGGTGTGGAAGATACGCTGAAAAAGATCCCCGGAAAGGGAGACCGGATCATTTGCCATATGAAAAGGACAAAAAGCGGGATCAAGCAGTTGTTTGTTCCGGGGATGTTCTTTGAAGATATGGGGATTACTTATTTAGGTCCGGTAGACGGACATGATATCCGTAAGCTCACAAGGATCTTAAATGAGGCGAAGCGGGTTGATCATGCAGTGCTGGTTCATGTGATGACGAAAAAGGGAAAAGGATATGGACCGGCTGAAGAAAACCCGTCCAGATTTCATGGGACGGGACCGTTTGACATCCCAAGCGGAATGTCGGTAGGGAAAAAAGCGACAGATTCTTATACAGATGTATTTTCAAAAGTACTTGCAGATATCGGAAAGCAGGATGAAAAAGTAGTAGCAATTACTGCGGCGATGGCAGACGGGACGGGACTGGCAAGATTTGCAAAGATGTTCCCACAGAGATTTTTTGATGTCGGTATTGCAGAGGAGCATGCGATGACCTTTGCGGCAGGACTGGCAGCAGGCGGGATGAAACCGGTCTTTGCGGTATATTCCTCTTTCCTGCAAAGAGCTTTTGACCAGACGATCCATGATGTCTGTCTTCAGAATCTGCCGGTTTTTATAGCAGTGGATCGTGCAGGACTTGTAGGGAGTGACGGAGAGACGCACCAAGGAGTATTTGACCTGTCATTTCTTCTGGAAATTCCGAATCTGACTGTCATGTCACCAAAGAACCGATGGGAAATGGCAGATATGGTCCGTTTTGCTGTTGATTTTCCGTACCCGGTTGCATTGCGGTATCCAAGAGGAGAGGCTTATGAGGGGCTGAAAGAGTTCCGTACTCCGATTCTTTATGGAAAAAGTGAAGTGATCAGCCGCGAAAGTGGGATTGCGATCCTTTTCATCGGACATATGTCAGGACTGGGAGAGTCTGTATGGAAGGCAATAAAAGAAGCAGGATATCACTGCAGCCTGATCAATGCAAGATTCGCAAAGCCACTGGATACAGAGCTGATCCGCGATCTTTGCAGGGATCATGAACTGATCGTGACGATCGAGGAAAATGTGCTGGCAGGTGGTTTCGGTGAGCAGGTTGTCCAGTATGTGATGCAGACTGGTGAGAAGACCCGGGTACGGACGATCGGAATTTCCGATGATTATGTGGAACACGGAAATGTAGAAGTTCTGCGAAAAGAAGTGGGACTGGATCAGGAGACCATTGTGGCACAGATAAAAGAAGATTATCTGATGATAAAGGAAGATTAAAAATGAAAGAACGTTTAGATGTATTACTTGTAAAAAGGAATCTTGCAGAGTCCAGGGAAAAGGCAAAAGCGATCATTATGTCTGGAAATGTATTCGTAGAAGATCAGAGAGAGGACAAGGCAGGAACCACTTTCCCGGAAGATGTAAAGATTGAAGTGAGAGGGCATGTCATGCCGTATGTCAGCAGAGGCGGTCTGAAGCTGGAGAAAGCAATTAAAAATTTTGATGTCAGTGTAGAAGGAAAAGTCTGTACGGATGTGGGATCTTCTACTGGCGGTTTTACGGACTGTATGCTGCAGAACGGAGCTGTAAAGGTGTTTGCAATCGATGTCGGACGGGGGCAGTTGGACTGGAAACTGCGTCAGGATCCAAGGGTAGTCTGCATGGAAAAGACCAATATCCGCTATGTGACACCGGAAGATATCGGAGAACCGGTGGACTTTTCCTCCATTGATGTCTCCTTTATTTCGCTGACAAAAGTGTTAGAGCCGATTCGGGATTATCTGACAGAAGACGGAGAAATCGTAGCCCTGATTAAACCACAGTTTGAAGCAGGGCGTGAAAAGGTCGGGAAAAAAGGAGTCGTGAGAGAAAAAAGCACGCACCATGAAGTAATCGAAAAAGTGACTTCCTATGCAGCGTCTATCGGATTTGATATTCTTGAGATTGAATTTTCACCGATCAAAGGACCGGAGGGAAATATTGAATATCTGGTGCATCTGAAGAAGACGCAGGAACTTCCGGGAAAGATCCTGGCACAGAATCTGGAGACGGTCGTGGACAGTGCATTCGATACGTTGGCAAAATAAGTGGGGATAAAGCATGGATTCATTTTATATCATAACGAATATATTAAAAGATAAAGACTATGCGGTTACGGATAAAATCTGCAATTATATTGAGCAGAAAGGGAAGAAATGGACACTTGCAAAAAAGGATGAAGAGGGTCATATCCTTCCGGGGACAGTGCCGTCCGACGTGGAATGTGGACTGGTACTCGGAGGCGACGGAACGCTGATCCGTGCAATCCGGGATCTGGAAGGTGAGGAACTCCCTTTGCTTGGGATCAACCTCGGGACACTGGGATATCTTGCAGAAGTAGAATTGAAGGATTATCAGTATGCCATCGACAGACTGTGCGGAGAAGAACACGCAGCGATCGAACTGCGGATGATGCTGGAAGGTGTGGCGGGAGATGAAAAAAGAGATCTTGCGGTGAATGATATTGTGCTGACGAGGGAAGGAAATATCAGGATCGTACAGTTTAATGTCTATGTCAATGGAACGCTTTTGAATACTTATCTTGCAGACGGAGTGATTATTTCGACTCCCACCGGAAGTACCGGATATAACCTTTCAGCGGGAGGTCCTGTTGTAGAACCAACGGCAAGTATTATCGTCATTACTCCGATCTGCTCCCATGCGTTGAATACAAGCAGTGTAGTGCTTT
This region includes:
- the spoIIIAA gene encoding stage III sporulation protein AA; this encodes MERQERREQILNILAAGIRKVLLNTVPKPEELQEIRMRLGQPLRVVRGKEEIVLRSGTEPYIVTKEELRETMDYISHYSLYAYENELRQGFVTVEGGHRVGVAGKVIMEKERVKNIQYISSLNIRVSHEVLGCADRLIPYIVANKQVCHTLIISPPCCGKTTLIRDLIRQISDGNEYVKGCSVGVVDERSELGGCYLGIAQNHLGTRTDVLDCCPKAEGMIMLIRSMSPQVIAVDEIGTVEDIHAIEYAMQCGCRMIASVHGLNMDEASNKPVLGDLIRRRMFQRYVVLGNEKGPGEILGIYDERGSVLCRNL
- a CDS encoding stage III sporulation protein AB, which encodes MQKLIGSILVLTATAGAGYLYGEGLKDYLRQMEYLRYIAGMIRGQLEYTGAPLQELLMDVSAKIKEPYKSWLEHTARRTAKRTDADFTEIWKGCVEKDLGAAGLKKEHREWIRDFGAFLGQGDRETMGRSIELSMKQMDLMIRQQRGELAGKRKIGNWLGVMSGLFLIILLW
- the spoIIIAC gene encoding stage III sporulation protein AC; amino-acid sequence: MNINLIFKIAAVGILVSILSQVLKHSGRDEQAFLTSLAGLILVLSWVLPYIYDLFQSIRQLFML
- a CDS encoding SpoIIIAC/SpoIIIAD family protein — protein: MSMLQVGVIGVLGVLFAVQFKSGKSEYAVYISVAVSLLLFGCMLERLRDAVDSLGRIGNYIKVDQRFFGTMIKMIGITYLAEFSSGICKDAGYQSIASQIEIFSKLTILAMGLPILQTLLEVMTGFLG
- a CDS encoding stage III sporulation protein AE — protein: MLFPVFLAILIFLFGSKVIYAAENTEKEADRVQEALFEEFDFSKLDQEMKTLFPDEKLSFREILMQLISENGGSTAGTVVQFIKETVFYQFGTNKKILVYMILIAVAAALFNNFTSVFQNRQVSEVSFYILYMLLMTLSLVTFQHTLQDTEQLLSYLTEFMKLLCPSYFLAVAFAAGSSSALVFYNIVLWIIYLVELVILELLMPIVHVFVMIQVLSNLTGEDLLSEFADLIRKGIAWCLKTLLAGVVGINVLQGLLAPAIDTVKRSAVNRTVEAIPWIGDVTGGVAEVALGSAVLIKNGIGAAGMVIAVMVCAVPVIRLVLLAFIYKFVAAMVQPVSDKRITACIGGVSEGYGLLLQILLYTALFFLITLAVIAGATS
- a CDS encoding stage III sporulation protein AF; the protein is MGTVYQWIQNLSVWLVLSAVILHLVPGKDYGKYVRFFSGMVLLLLFLEPMLKLTGTDGMITKLYEGNLAKEDQAEKELLQKLYESADLTEILSEEYQTSEEGADEKSQKKVSETQAVEVEEIRIE
- a CDS encoding SpoIIIAH-like family protein, encoding MKRVLKKNQVMIAALAVMIAAAGYLNYTGRLFGTEKDDTTQTSADLTNQELLDISEEDMATGSEDILSNDSETEGTPGEAVLTNTTAEATVAQAKVSREQVMAQSKETLQSIIDNKNLSDEQKQDAVDQMVALTKRAELEADIESLMAAKGFSEAVVSIGDDSVDVVVKAEELTDANRAKIEEILTRKTEVSPEGIVITPIHE
- a CDS encoding peptide chain release factor 3 — protein: MSDITNEIKKRRTFAIISHPDAGKTTLTEKFLLYGGAINQAGSVKGKATAKHAVSDWMEIEKERGISVTSSVLQFNYGGYCINILDTPGHQDFSEDTYRTLMAADSAVMVIDASKGVEAQTRKLFKVCVMRHIPIFTFINKMDREARDTFELLDDIEKELGIATCPVNWPIGSGKAFKGVYDRAKKEVELFSDTKKGTAMGEVQMVPIDAPETEELIGADAKKILADEIELLDGASAEFDQELVDKGQLSPVFFGSALTNFGVETFLKHFLKMTTSPLPRMSDKGEIDPMEEKDFSAFVFKIQANMNKAHRDRIAFMRICSGEFEAGMNVYHVQGGKEIRLSQPQQMMASERKMITKAYGGDIIGVFDPGIFSIGDTLTTSKEKFAYEGIPTFAPEHFARVRQVDTMKRKQFVKGINQIAQEGAIQIFQEYNTGMEEIIVGVVGVLQFDVLKYRLNNEYNVEIRLENLPYEYIRWIENEDVDMDHLSGTSDMKKIKDLKDRPLLLFAHEWSIRMTEERNKGLILSEFGRS
- a CDS encoding Asp23/Gls24 family envelope stress response protein, with amino-acid sequence MAKDERNIYTIQNDAGKGEVKIADEVVAIIAALAATEVEGVASMAGNITNELISRLGMKNLSKGVKVDVLEGVVTVSLTLNLKYNYSVVEVSGKVQEKVKNAIENMTGLEVADVNIKVAGVEMENQE
- the nusB gene encoding transcription antitermination factor NusB, whose translation is MIRTELREHIFKLLFQEEFNREEDMQEHLKYYFMTLENAADKDKDYIQEKYEAVAGHIAEIDELINQYAKGWKTTRMNKVDLAILRLAVYEMKWDEEVPVGVAINEAVELAKRFSGGDSPSFINGVLGKIARSADGDETK